From Cupriavidus oxalaticus:
GGCGTGACTTCGGCGGCGGTGCCGGTGAAGAAGGCTTCGTCGGCGCAGTACATCTCGTCGCGGGTGATGCGCTTCTCGCGCACCTCGATGCCCAGGTCGCGCGCGATGGTGAGCGTGGCGTCGCGCGTGATGCCGTCCAGGCACGAGGCCAGGTCCGGGGTGTAGATCACGCCGTTGCGCACGATAAAGACGTTCTCGCCCGAGCCTTCGCTGACGTAGCCCTCGGTGTCGAGCAGCAGCGCTTCGTCATAGCCCAGGCCGGTCGCTTCCTGGTTGGCGAGGATCGAGTTGATGTAGTAGCCGCTGGCCTTGGCGCGCACCAGCGACACGTTGACGTGGTGGCGGGTGAACGACGAAGTCTTCACGCGGATGCCGCGCTCCATGCCTTCCTCGCCCAGGTAGGCACCCCACGGCCACGCCGCGATCGCCACGTGGATGGTGTTGCCCTTGGCCGACACGCCCAGCTTTTCCGAGCCGATCCACACGATCGGGCGGATGTAGCAGGATTCCAGGTTGTTGGCGCGCACCACTTCGCGCGTGGCGGCTTCCAGGGTGGCCTCGTCGAACGGCATGGCCATCTGGAAGATCTTGGCGGAATTGAACAGGCGGCGGGTGTGCTCTTTCAGGCGGAAGATGGCGGTGCCTTCGGGCGTCTTGTAGGCACGCACGCCCTCGAACACGCCCATGCCGTAGTGCAGCGTATGCGTCAGCACGTGGATCTTGGCGTCGCGCCATTCGATCAGCTTGCCGTCCATCCAAATCTTGCCGTCGCGATCCGCCATCGACATGTCTGTTCTCCCAGCGCCGTGAAAGTAGCAAAAACGACATTGTAAGCCCGGGGGGCATGGGTGCCAACGCGAGTGGCGGGGGGAGAGCGTACGAAACCAGCGCCGCGGCGGACTAGAATCCTCATTTCCGTGCGTTTGCCGGCTCGACGGTTGCATCGTCAGGGCCTGCTTCCGACGCCAGTCCATTTCGTCGTGCCTTTGACCACACATTCCGACCCGCATGCCGAACCCGGCCAGCCTGGCTGGGAGCAGGCGCTGGAAGCGCTGCGCGCCCTCGCCAGCGCCGAACCCGTCGCCGCCGGCGAGAGCGGCCGCCGCCTGCTGTGGGCGCTGACGCTGGAGCCGGACGGCGCGGTGGCCACCATCGAGCCGTTGGAGCAAGTGCGCGGCGCGCGTGGCTGGGGCAAGCCCAGGCCGGTGCCGCTGGCGCGCGTGGCCGAGGACGACCGGCTCGAGCCGTGGGACGCGCGCGTCGCGTGCGCGATCCGGCGCGATGCCTCGCACAACCGGCGCTATGTGCTGGACCGCGCCGCCGCCGCCATGGCGCTGGTCGGCCACCCGGCCGTGGTGCTCGCCCACGCGCCGGCGCAGACACTGGAGGTGGTCGAGGACGCGCCCGCGCTGGAGGCCGTGCACAGCGCTGGTCGCTTCGTGCTGCGCCTCTATCCGCCGCTGCGCGAGGCGCCGGCGATGGAGGCCCTGCTGCCCGCCGCGGCGCGCCAGGAGGCGGAGGCGCTGCGCCAGGTCACGGTGCTGCGCGACGGGCCGCACCGGCTCAAGGTGCTGCGCTTCACCCCGGCGCAGTTCGACGCCGCGCGGCTGATCGGCGACGGGCTGGCGATCCCGGAGGATGGCCAGGCCCAGCTCGATCGCACGCTGCGCGCGCTGGCCGGCCATTTCCAGGTCCACGCCGACCAGGCTGCCGGCTCGCGCACGGTCGAGGCCGAAGCGCGGCTGCGCGCGGAGGTTGCGCCGATCGGCGGCGTGGCCGGGCGCGGTATCACGATGCGGCTGGTGGTCACGCCGCTGGGCCAGCTCGGGCCCCGGCTCGCGCCGGGCGCGGGCAGGGAACGCCTGATGGCCGCGGTGCGCGGCGAGACGCTGGTCACGCAGCGCGATCTCGATGCCGAACTGGCCAGCGTGGCCGAGGTCTTCGCCGCGCTGCCGGTGCTGGTCACGCAGTCGCCGCCGGGCGGTGAATATACCTGGACGCTGGACGATCCCGAAGACGCGCTGACCGTGCTGGAGGCGCTGCCCGGCCTGCCCGCGGTGCAGGCTGTGGAATGGCCGCGCGGCAAGGAAATCCGCATCGTGCCCGCCGACCTGCCGCAGCTCGGCGTCCACATCGAAAGCCGTGGCGCCTGGTACCGGCTGGCCGGCGAGCTGCGCGTGGCCGAGGGGCTGGTGCTGGAGCTGGGCAAGCTGATCGACTGGACCGGCAGCCACGCCGGCCGCTTCGTGCCGATGGGGCAGGGTGTCTTCGTGGCGCTGACCCGCGCGCTGCGCGGCCAGTTGCACGACCTGGCGTCGGTGGCCGAACGCATTCCCGACGGCATCCGCGTGCCGCAGATGGCCACGCCGTGGCTGGACGACGTGCTGGCCGGCGCGGGCATCGATCCCGACGCCCACTTCCGCCAGCGCATCGCCCGCCTGCGCGCGGCGCGCGACACGCCAACCACCGTGCCCGCCACGCTGGCGGCGGAGCTGCGCCCCTACCAGGAAGCCGGCTACCGCTGGGCCATGACGCTGGCCGCCTCGGGGCTGGGCGCCTGCCTGGCCGACGACATGGGCCTGGGCAAGACCGTGCAGGCGCTGGCGGTGCTGGTGGCGCGCGCGGCCGGCGGCGCCGCGCTGGTGATCGTGCCCACCTCGGTGTGCGGCAACTGGGCCGCCGAAGCGCGACGCTTCGCGCCGACCCTGAATGTCCAGGTCTATGGAGAGAGTGCAGAGAATGCGCGCGATACGCTGCTGGCTCAGGCAGGCCCACATGACCTGGTGATCGTCTCGTACACGCTGCTGCAGCAGGCGCGCCAGGATTTCTGCGCGCGCGACTGGCATACCGTGGTCGCTGACGAAGCGCAGGCATTCAAGAACGCCGTCACGCGGCGCGCGCAGTCGATGTTCGAGCTGCAGGCGGATTTCCGTATGGCATTGACCGGCACGCCGGTGGAAAACCGGTTGGCCGAGCTGTGGTCGGTGATGCGCTTCTGCAACCCGGGTTTGCTGGGCTCGCTGGCCCGTTTCAACGAACATTTTGCCAATCCGATCGAGCGCGGCGGCGTGCGCGAGGCCCGCCGGCGCCTGCGCCGCATGATCGCGCCCTTCGTGCTGCGCCGGACCAAGGCCCAGGTGCTCGACGAACTGCCGCCGCGCACGGAGCTGGTGATCCGCGTCGAGCCCGACGCGGTCGAAGCCGCGCACTACGAAGCGCTGCGCCGGCAAGCGCAGACCCAGGCCGAAGCCGCGCTGGCGCGCGTGGAGGCGGTGCGCAAGGCCACGCAAGGCGCGCCTGCAGGGGCAAAGGCGCGCGCCCTCGCGCAGGCGCAGCAGCAATCGCAAGCGCGCATCCATGTGCTGGCGCAGATCATGCGCCTGCGCCGCGCCGCGTGCGACCCGCGCCTGGCCACGCCGGAAATCGGCAGCCAGCTGCGGGAGGGGGAAGAGGGCGCCAAGCTGCGCGCCTTCGTCGCTCTGGCGAGCGAACTGGCCGCCAGCGGCCACAAGACGCTGGTGTTCAGCCAGTTCGTCGATTTCCTGCAGCTGCTGCGCCAGGGCCTGGAGCGCGCCGGGCTCGCGCTGCAGTACCTGGACGGCGCCACGCCGGCGGCCGAGCGCACGCGCCGCGTGGCCGCCTTCCAGGCGGGCGAGGGCGATGTCTTCCTGATCAGCCTGAAGGCAGGCGGCTTCGGCCTGAACCTGACCGCGGCCGACTACGTGATCATCGCCGACCCATGGTGGAACCCCGCCGCCGAGGACCAGGCCATGGGCCGCGCGCACCGCATCGGCCAGCAGCGCCCCGTGACGGTGTACCGGCTGATCAACGCCGGCACCATCGAGGAGCGCATCGTCGACCTGCACCGCGACAAGCGCGCGCTGGCCGACGGCTTGCTGGAGGCGGATGACGAAAGCACTGCGGGAACCGGTGCGCCATTGCCGGATATCGACGACCTGGTGGGCCTGCTGCGCCGCTGAGCGTCACGCCGCGCCCACCATATACTTCCAGGGCATACCTTCAAGCGAACTGGTTCGTTTGGTTTTGGCAGGATCCTTGCTATCTTGTGGCGCTGCCCGGGGCCCAGACCCCGGCAGCCCTCTTGTGCTGACTTTACTGACGGTGCCCCCATGCCCACCCCCATGCCCATCTCGTTCCGCCTGCCGCGCTTGTCCTTCCGTTCCGCTTTCCGCCTGGCCGCAGGCATGGCCGCCCTGTGCGCCGCCGCTGCCGTGAGCGCGCCCGCCCAGGCCCAGGGCGAGTGGCCGACGCAGCCGGTGACCATCCTGATGGGTTTCACCGCCGGCTCCGGCGTCGACATGGTGGGCCGCGCGCTGCAGGAATCGCTGCAGAAGTCGCTCAAGACCACGATCATCTATGACTACCGGCCGGGCGCCGGCGGCAACGTTGCCTCCGAGGTGGTGGCGCACGCCAAGCCGGACGGCTATACGCTGCTGCTTGGCACCGCGGCGACGCACGGCATCAACCCGGCGCTGTACAAGAACCTGCCATTCGACGCCGAAGCCGATTTCACGCCGGTGGCGCCGCTGGTCGAAGTGTCCAACGTGCTGACCGTCAACCCGGCCGTGATCGACGTGAAGACGGTGAAGGAATTCATCGAGAAGGTGAAGGCCAATCCAGGCAAGTACAACTATGCCTCGACCGGCAACGGCACCGGCACGCACCTGGCTTTCGCCGAATTCAATGCCCGCGCGGGCCTGGACATGACCCACGTACCGTACAAGGGCGGCCCCGATGCGCTGCAGGCCGTGCTCAAGGGCGAGGTCTGCTGCATCTTCAACCAGGTGCAGAGCGTGCTGCCGCAATACCGCGCCGGCAAGGTGCGGCTGCTGGGCGTGACCACCAGCAAGCGCGTGCCGGTGATTCCGGACGTGCCGACCATTGCCGAGAGCGGCGTCGCTGGCTACAACAGCACCATCTGGTTCGGCTTCTTCGGTCCCAAGGGGCTGGATCCGAAGATCGCACGCAAGCTCAACGACGCGGTCAAGGTTGCGCTGGAAACCCCGTCGATCCGGCAGAAGCTGGTCGATGCCGGCAATACGCCGCGGATCGAGTCGGTGGAGCAGTTCAAGGCAACCGTCAAGGCCGACCGGCAGAAGTGGGCGGGGGTGGTGAAGACGGTGGGGGCTTCGATCGACTGAGGTTGCGACTGAGGTTGCATAAGGGGCTTCACTTCGTTGAGGCTCCGGCCCTCACCCCCGCCCCTCTCCCGCAGGCGGGAGAGGGGGGCAAACAGGCGGCCGGTGACAGGTTTGCGGCCTAACCCCTAACCCCTAAGCCCTGACGCCCAACCTCGTCAGCAAATGCGCCAACTGGGCCTGCGTCCCAGTGGCAGTCTTGTTGAAAATCGCCTTCAACTGCGTCCTGCCGGTCTCCCGCCGGATCCCGATCTGCTCGCAAGCCTCGGGCAGCCCCATCCCGGTCGACAGCTGCAGCGCCAAGCGCGTTTCCGCCGGCGTCAGCCCGTACAAGTCCCGCAGCACGGCCGGCAATGTCATCGGCGCGACTCCCGGTTCATGGATCGCCACCAGCACGCTGGGCCGCTGCCAGTCCATCGACAGCTGATGCGCCGGCGGCAAGGGCAACAAGATAATCTGCGCCTGCCGCCCGCCGTTATCCACCGCCCGCAGCGCCTGCGCCGGCTGCGGATTGCCCGGATCGCACGCGGCCTTCAATGCTTCGGCAAACGGCCGCGACAGCCGCCATTCTTCAGCCCGGCCGCTTGCCGCCGAAATCGCCGCCGACACCGCCGCCGACACCGCTGGCAGCAGCCGCCGCACCCACGCCTCTCCCGTACTGTTGGCAAGCAGCGTCTTGCCATCGTCCCGCAACACGATCACCCCAAACGGCAGCCGTTCCAGCAACTGGCTCGACGCATGCGCCAGCGCCGACACCTGGTGCGTGCGGTCGCGCAGCGCCATGGCGTGGCGCACATGCGGAATCGCCCAGTCGAGCGCGCGCGCGTCCTCGGGCGAATACTGGTTGCCGCCCAGCGGCCGCTGCAGCGACAGGAACACTTCATAGTGCGGCTTGCGCTCGATCAGGCAGGCCATCACCGACGATTGCTCGAACTGGTGCAGGAAGTCGCCATAGAAAGGCGAGTGTCGCATCGCCTGCGCACCCAGTTCGCGCGAATCGATATACCAGCTGCCCACCGACATGCGCTGGGCGAAGGGCAGGGCCGGATCGATGGTTTCGTAGTATTCGCTGTAGGCGGCCACCGCTTCGGGCACGGGATTGACCACCTGGTTCACCAGCACGCGTTCGTGGACGGTATCGCGCACCAGCAGCAGCGCATGCGAGCTGTCGCTGGCCTGGCAAAGCGCACCCAGGCTGCGGCGCCAGGCATCGGCGTCGAAGATCCCCTCGTACAGCGCGCGGATGGTTTCATGCATCGGCGTGTCGCTCATGGTTTTTCTTCTTTCTTCTTTTTCGTACTTTTGGTACTTCCTTCGCGCGGCTGTGCCAGGGCTGCCGGTGTGTTGCCGGCCGGCGTACCGCGCGAGGGTGGAATTCAGGCCCCTTCCAGTGCCGCGCCCAGCCGCGAAAGCAGGTGGGTGAGCTGGGCCTGGCTGTTGGTGCCGGTCTTGTTGAAGACGGCCTTGAGCTGCGTGCGCGCCGTTTCATGGCGGATGTTCAGCTGCTGGCTGGCTTCGGGCAGGCCCTGGCCACCGGCGAGCCGGGTCGCCAGCCGCGTTTCCGCCGGCGTCAGGCCGTACAGGTCGCGCAGCACCGGAGCCAGCAACAGCGGCGCGTTGTCGTGCTCGTGCACCACCACCAGCGCCGCCGGCTCCTGCCACTGCGCGGCAAAGGCGTGCGAGGGCGGCAGCGGCAGCACGATCACCTGCGCGCTGCTGCCGTTGCCGTCGGTGGCGCGCGCGGCCTGGGCGGCCACCGCGCGCTGCGGATCGCAAGCCGCGGCCAGCATTTCGCCGAACGGGCGTGACAGGGTCCAGTCAGAGACCTTGCCCGCCGGGTCCAGGCGCCGCACCCAGCGTTCGCCGGCGCGGTTGCCCAGCAGCACCTGGCGCTGCGGCGAAAACACCAGCAGCGCGAAGTTGAGCCGCTCCACCAGCTGCGACGACAGCCGCGCCAGCACCGTCAGGCCCAGCGTGCGGTCGCGCATGGCCATGGCGCTGCGCATATGCGGGATGATCCAGTCCATGCCGCGGGTGTCGTCGGTCGAGAACAGCGGCTGCGTGCGTCCGCGCTGCATCGAGAAATAGACTTCGTAGTGCGGCTGGCGCGCGACCAGGCATGCCACGTACGAGCGCAGGTCATAGCGGTGAAAGAAATCGCGGTAGAACGGGTGGCGCGCCATGGCGCCTTCGCCCAGCTCGCGCGCGTCGACGTACCACGCGCCGGGCTGCAGCCGCGGTGCGAACTGCTTGGCCGGGTCGATGGTCTGGAAATCCGATTCGTACTCGGTGAACAACTCCACCACCGGATTGACAATTTCATTGACGGTGACCTGGTCGCGTACCGTGTCCCAGACCATCATCGAGGCGTGCGCCGATCCGGCCATATCGGTCAGGGTGCGCAGGCTCTGCTGCCACGCACCGGGATCGAGAATGCCCTCGTACAAGCCACGGATCGCTCCGTGCATGTCGGCTTCTTTCATCTGATTACCCCCTGCATTCGCGACAAGACAATGCGCGGCGCCGGCTGTGCGCCCACGCGCACGCCGGCCTGCCTTTTTGTTATCCGCCTGGTGTTGTCCTGGCCGTTTTGCTGGACCGGCTCTGGTGTCAGTGCGTGTCTGTTTAAGCAGACGTTGCATACATTACCGCACTCGGGGGATCAGGGGGACATTCCCCGGCCCCTTCTTTCGTGGGGAGGCAGGGAATCGGTCAGCCCGGCAAGGAACCGTATTGTGCGTGCTGGCGCACATTGCAAAACCATTGCGACCCGGAATCGCCAAAGCGTCGACCGCGATCAGGTAAAATCCCGTTTTCCCGATTTTTCAGCGAAATCTCGCGCCTTTCACCGTCATGACCACTGTCCTGCGTCTTTCCGATCTGATTTCCCAAGGCAAAATCTCCGGCAAGCGGGTGTTTATCCGCGCCGACCTGAACGTGCCGCAGGACGACGCCGGCAATATCACCGAGGACACCCGCATCCGCGCCTCGGTGCCCGCGATCGAGGCCTGCCTGGCCGCCGGCGCAGCGGTGATGGTCACCTCCCACCTGGGCCGCCCGACCGAAGGCGAGTTTAAGCCGGAAGACTCGCTGGCGCCGATCGCCACGCGCCTGTCCGAGCTGCTGGGCAAGCCGGTCAAGCTGGTGCAGAACTGGGTCGACGGCGTCGAGGTCGCGCCCGGCCAGGTGGTGCTGCTGGAAAACTGCCGCGTGAACAAGGGCGAGAAGAAGAACAGCGACGAGCTGGCCCAGAAGATGGCCAAGCTCTGTGACGTATATGTAAACGACGCCTTCGGCACCGCGCACCGCGCCGAGGCCACCACCCATGGCATCGCCAGGTATGCCCCGATCGCCTGTGCCGGCCCGCTGCTGGCCGCCGAGATCGACGCGCTGGGCAAGGCGCTGGGCCAGCCGGCGCGTCCGCTGGTGGCGATCGTGGCCGGCTCCAAGGTTTCGACCAAGCTGACCATCCTGAAGTCGCTGGCCGACAAGGTCGACAACCTGGTCGTCGGCGGCGGCATCGCCAACACCTTCATGCTGGCCGCCGGCCTGAAGATCGGCAAGTCGCTGGCCGAAGCCGACCTGGTCGGCGATGCCAGGGCCATCATCGATATCATGGCCAGGCGCGGCGCCTCGGTGCCCATTCCCGTCGACGTGGTCTGCGCCAAGGAATTCAGCGCGACCGCCGCGGCCACCGTCAAGGATGTGAAGGATGTGGCCGACGACGACATGATCCTGGACATCGGCCCCCAAACCGCCGCGTTGCTGGCCGAGCAGTTGAAGGCCGCCGGTACCATCGTCTGGAACGGCCCGGTGGGCGTGTTCGAATTCGACCAGTTCGGCAACGGCACCAAGGTGCTGGCGCAGGCTATCGCCGAATCCAAGGCCTTCTCGATCGCCGGCGGCGGCGACACGCTGGCCGCCATCGCCAAGTACGGCATTGCCGACCGCGTGGGCTACATCTCCACCGGCGGCGGCGCGTTCCTGGAATTCCTGGAAGGCAAGAAGCTGCCCGCCTTTGAAGTGCTGGAACAGCGCGCAGCAGGCTGAAGCATCCGCCGGGCCTGGCGCCGTGCCGGGCCCCCGTCCTTCACCAAGGAAACCCGCGCATGACCCGTTCCACCAAGATCGTCGCCACCATCGGCCCCGCTTCCAGCTCGCTGGAGATCCTGACGCGCATGATTGCCGCGGGGGTCGACGTGGTGCGGCTGAATTTCTCGCACGGCAGCGCGCAGGACCATATCGACCGCGCACGCCTGGTGCGCGAGGCCGCGCAGGCGTGCGGCCGCGAAGTCGCGATCATGGCCGACCTGCAGGGCCCCAAGATCCGCGTCGGCAAGTTCGAGCATGGCAAGATCACGCTCAAGCCGGGCGACCCCTTTGTCCTCGATTCCGCCTGCCAGCTCGGCAACGAAGAACGCGTCGGCCTGGACTACCAGGACCTGCCGCGCGATGTCGGCCCGGGCGACCTGCTGCTGCTCAACGACGGCCTGATCGTGCTGGTGGTGGACCGGGTGCTGGGCACCGAGATCTTTACCACCGTGCGCATCGGCGGTGATTTGTCCAACAACAAGGGCATCAACCGCCAGGGTGGCGGCCTGTCGGCGCCGGCATTGACGGCCAAGGACATGGACGACATCAAGACCGCCATGGCCCTGGGCGCGGATTACGTCGCGGTCAGCTTCCCCAAGAACGCGACCGACATGGAAATGGCGCGCCAGCTGGCCGCCGTGGCCGGCCAGCCGCACGGCCACAAGGCCCGCATGATCGCCAAGATCGAGCGCGCCGAGGCCATCCACCCGGGCGTGCTGGAAGAAATCCTGCAGGCGTCCGACGGCATCATGGTGGCGCGCGGCGACCTCGCCGTTGAAGTCGGCAACGCTGCCGTGCCCGCGCTGCAGAAGCGCATGATCAAGCTGGCGCGCGAAGCCAACAAGCTCACCATCACCGCGACGCAGATGATGGAAAGCATGATCGTCAACCCGGTGCCGACGCGCGCCGAAGTGTCGGACGTGGCCAACGCCGTGCTGGACGGCACCGACGCGGTGATGCTGTCGGCCGAGACCGCCGCCGGGCGCTACCCGGTCGAGACCGTCGAGGCCATGGCCGCGGTCTGCATCGAGGCCGAGAAGTCCGAGGTGGTGCAGCTCGACACCGACTTCCTGAACCAGACCTTCTCGCGCATCGACCAGTCGGTGGCGATGGGTGCGCTGTTCACCGCCTATCATTTGCAGGTGAAGGCGATTGCCGCGCTGACCGATTCCGGCGCCACCGCACTGTGGATGAGCCGTCACCGCATCCATGTGCCGATCTACGCCATGACGCCCAACCTGGCCTCGCAGCGCAAGATGCAGCTGTACCGCAACGTGGTGCCGCTGCCGCTGCAATCCAGCGCCGACCGCGACACCGCGCTGGAGCAGGCCGAAGAGCTGCTGCTGGCGCAGGGCGTGGTGCAGCGCGGCGATTTCATCGTGCTGACCATCGGCGAGCCGATGGGGCAGCCGGGCGGAACCAACACCCTGAAGATCGTCAGGGTGGGGCATTGAGCGCCGACAGAAAAATACAGAGACATCCCATTTTTATTTAGGAGTTAGACATGCCACTCGTTTCGATGCGCCAGCTGCTGGACCACGCAGCCGAGAACAGCTACGGCCTGCCGGCCTTCAACGTGAACAACCTCGAGCAAGTGCAGGCCATCATGCAGGCGGCCGACGAGGTCAACGCTCCGGTGATCATGCAAGCCTCGGCCGGCGCCCGCAAATACGCCGGCGAGCATTTCCTGCGCCACCTGATCGAAGCCGCGGTTGAGGCTTATCCCCATATTCCGGTGGTGATGCACCAGGACCACGGCCAGTCGCCGGCGATCTGCCAGGGCGCGATCGACCTGGGCTTCTCGTCGGTGATGATGGACGGCTCGCTGCGCGAAGACGGCAAGACCCCGGCCGAGTACGACTACAACATCGACGTCACCCGCAAGGTGGTGGCACTGGCCCACGCCGTCGGCGTGACCGTGGAAGGCGAACTGGGCTGCCTGGGCTCGCTGGAAACCGGTGAGGCCGGCGAAGAAGACGGCATCGGCGCCGAAGGCGTGCTGGACCACTCCATGCTGCTGACCGATCCGGAGCAGGCCGCCGACTTCGTCAAGGCCACCCAGCTGGACGCACTGGCCATCGCCATCGGCACCTCGCACGGCGCGTACAAGTTCACCCGCAAGCCCACCGGCGACATCCTGGCGATCAGCCGCATCAAGGAAATCCACGCCCGCATCCCCAACACCCACCTGGTGATGCACGGCTCGTCGTCCGTTCCGCAAGAACTGCTGGAAGAAATCCGCAAGTTCGGCGGCGACATGAAGGAAACCTACGGCGTGCCGGTCGAGGAAATCCAGGAAGCCATCAAGTATGGCGTGCGCAAGATCAACATCGATACCGACATCCGCCTGGCCATGACCGGCGCGATCCGTCGCTTCTTTGTCGAGAACCCGAGCAAGTTCGACCCGCGCGAATACCTGAAGCCGGCCCGCGAAGCCGCCAAGCAAGTGTGCAAGGCGCGCTACATCGCTTTCGGCTGCGAAGGCCAGGCCAGCAAGATCAAGCCGGTCACGCTGGTCGACGTCGCGCAGCAGTACAAGTCGGGCAAGCTGGCGCAGGTCGTGCAGTAATTGTCCCGTGTCCGCCTTCCGCGCAAGTGGAAGGCGGATCGCAGTTCCGGCCGCCGCGGCACGCATGTTGCGCCCGGCGGCTTCGCCGTTTTATCGGAACCATCATGTCCAACGCTCTCTACCAGTCCTCCATCAACTCGCTGCCGCTGCTGGGCCACGGCAAGGTGCGCGACAACTACGCCGTCGGCAATGACAAGCTGCTGATCGTCACCACCGACCGCCTGTCGGCGTTCGACGTCATCATGGGCGAGCCGATCCCCGACAAGGGCCGCGTGCTGAACCAGATGGCCGACTTCTGGTTCAAGAAGCTGGCGCACATCGTGCCGAACCATGAGACCGGCATCGCGCCCGAAACCGTGGTCGCGCCGGAGGAAGTGGAGCAGGTCAAGGGCCGCGCCGTGGTGGTCAAGCGCCTGAAGCCGATCCTGGTCGAAGCCGTGGTGCGCGGCTACCTCGCGGGCAGCGGCTGGAAGGACTACCAGGCCACCGGCAAGGTGTGCGGCATCGCGCTGCCGGCCGGCCTGCAGAATTCGCAGAAGCTGCCCGAGCCGATCTTCACCCCGGCCGCCAAGGCCGAGATGGGCGAGCACGACGAGAACATCTCGTTCGCCGAGGTCGAGGCCCGCATCGGCATCGCGCTGGCGCGCCAGATGCGCGAGATCTCGATCCGCCTGTACAAGGAAGCGGCCGAATTTGCCGCCACGCGCGGCATCATCATCGCCGACACCAAGTTCGAGTTCGGCCTGGACGACAACGGCGTGCTGACGCTGATGGACGAAGTGCTGACCGCCGATTCGTCGCGCTTCTGGCCGGCCGATTCGTACCAGGTGGGCACCAACCCGCCGTCGTTCGACAAGCAGTTCGTGCGCGACTGGCTGGAAGCGGTGCGCATCGACGGCAAGCCGTGGCCCAAGACCGCGCCGGCGCCGCAGCTGCCGGATGACGTGATCGAGAAGACCGCGGCGAAGTATCGTGAGGCGCTGACGCGCCTGACGGGCGAAGAGCTGAAGTAATTTCGTTGCCACCGGCTTTTCAAAAGCCAATGGTGTTCCCCCCTCCCGCAAGCGGGAGAGGGGAGCAAACAAGCAAGGATCAAACGTGAG
This genomic window contains:
- a CDS encoding branched-chain amino acid transaminase, coding for MSMADRDGKIWMDGKLIEWRDAKIHVLTHTLHYGMGVFEGVRAYKTPEGTAIFRLKEHTRRLFNSAKIFQMAMPFDEATLEAATREVVRANNLESCYIRPIVWIGSEKLGVSAKGNTIHVAIAAWPWGAYLGEEGMERGIRVKTSSFTRHHVNVSLVRAKASGYYINSILANQEATGLGYDEALLLDTEGYVSEGSGENVFIVRNGVIYTPDLASCLDGITRDATLTIARDLGIEVREKRITRDEMYCADEAFFTGTAAEVTPIRELDDRIIGEGRRGPVTKQIQDAFFAAVGGTNEKYRKWLTLV
- a CDS encoding Bug family tripartite tricarboxylate transporter substrate binding protein, whose amino-acid sequence is MPISFRLPRLSFRSAFRLAAGMAALCAAAAVSAPAQAQGEWPTQPVTILMGFTAGSGVDMVGRALQESLQKSLKTTIIYDYRPGAGGNVASEVVAHAKPDGYTLLLGTAATHGINPALYKNLPFDAEADFTPVAPLVEVSNVLTVNPAVIDVKTVKEFIEKVKANPGKYNYASTGNGTGTHLAFAEFNARAGLDMTHVPYKGGPDALQAVLKGEVCCIFNQVQSVLPQYRAGKVRLLGVTTSKRVPVIPDVPTIAESGVAGYNSTIWFGFFGPKGLDPKIARKLNDAVKVALETPSIRQKLVDAGNTPRIESVEQFKATVKADRQKWAGVVKTVGASID
- a CDS encoding helix-turn-helix transcriptional regulator, producing the protein MKEADMHGAIRGLYEGILDPGAWQQSLRTLTDMAGSAHASMMVWDTVRDQVTVNEIVNPVVELFTEYESDFQTIDPAKQFAPRLQPGAWYVDARELGEGAMARHPFYRDFFHRYDLRSYVACLVARQPHYEVYFSMQRGRTQPLFSTDDTRGMDWIIPHMRSAMAMRDRTLGLTVLARLSSQLVERLNFALLVFSPQRQVLLGNRAGERWVRRLDPAGKVSDWTLSRPFGEMLAAACDPQRAVAAQAARATDGNGSSAQVIVLPLPPSHAFAAQWQEPAALVVVHEHDNAPLLLAPVLRDLYGLTPAETRLATRLAGGQGLPEASQQLNIRHETARTQLKAVFNKTGTNSQAQLTHLLSRLGAALEGA
- a CDS encoding DEAD/DEAH box helicase, encoding MPLTTHSDPHAEPGQPGWEQALEALRALASAEPVAAGESGRRLLWALTLEPDGAVATIEPLEQVRGARGWGKPRPVPLARVAEDDRLEPWDARVACAIRRDASHNRRYVLDRAAAAMALVGHPAVVLAHAPAQTLEVVEDAPALEAVHSAGRFVLRLYPPLREAPAMEALLPAAARQEAEALRQVTVLRDGPHRLKVLRFTPAQFDAARLIGDGLAIPEDGQAQLDRTLRALAGHFQVHADQAAGSRTVEAEARLRAEVAPIGGVAGRGITMRLVVTPLGQLGPRLAPGAGRERLMAAVRGETLVTQRDLDAELASVAEVFAALPVLVTQSPPGGEYTWTLDDPEDALTVLEALPGLPAVQAVEWPRGKEIRIVPADLPQLGVHIESRGAWYRLAGELRVAEGLVLELGKLIDWTGSHAGRFVPMGQGVFVALTRALRGQLHDLASVAERIPDGIRVPQMATPWLDDVLAGAGIDPDAHFRQRIARLRAARDTPTTVPATLAAELRPYQEAGYRWAMTLAASGLGACLADDMGLGKTVQALAVLVARAAGGAALVIVPTSVCGNWAAEARRFAPTLNVQVYGESAENARDTLLAQAGPHDLVIVSYTLLQQARQDFCARDWHTVVADEAQAFKNAVTRRAQSMFELQADFRMALTGTPVENRLAELWSVMRFCNPGLLGSLARFNEHFANPIERGGVREARRRLRRMIAPFVLRRTKAQVLDELPPRTELVIRVEPDAVEAAHYEALRRQAQTQAEAALARVEAVRKATQGAPAGAKARALAQAQQQSQARIHVLAQIMRLRRAACDPRLATPEIGSQLREGEEGAKLRAFVALASELAASGHKTLVFSQFVDFLQLLRQGLERAGLALQYLDGATPAAERTRRVAAFQAGEGDVFLISLKAGGFGLNLTAADYVIIADPWWNPAAEDQAMGRAHRIGQQRPVTVYRLINAGTIEERIVDLHRDKRALADGLLEADDESTAGTGAPLPDIDDLVGLLRR
- a CDS encoding helix-turn-helix transcriptional regulator — its product is MSDTPMHETIRALYEGIFDADAWRRSLGALCQASDSSHALLLVRDTVHERVLVNQVVNPVPEAVAAYSEYYETIDPALPFAQRMSVGSWYIDSRELGAQAMRHSPFYGDFLHQFEQSSVMACLIERKPHYEVFLSLQRPLGGNQYSPEDARALDWAIPHVRHAMALRDRTHQVSALAHASSQLLERLPFGVIVLRDDGKTLLANSTGEAWVRRLLPAVSAAVSAAISAASGRAEEWRLSRPFAEALKAACDPGNPQPAQALRAVDNGGRQAQIILLPLPPAHQLSMDWQRPSVLVAIHEPGVAPMTLPAVLRDLYGLTPAETRLALQLSTGMGLPEACEQIGIRRETGRTQLKAIFNKTATGTQAQLAHLLTRLGVRA
- a CDS encoding phosphoglycerate kinase, translating into MTTVLRLSDLISQGKISGKRVFIRADLNVPQDDAGNITEDTRIRASVPAIEACLAAGAAVMVTSHLGRPTEGEFKPEDSLAPIATRLSELLGKPVKLVQNWVDGVEVAPGQVVLLENCRVNKGEKKNSDELAQKMAKLCDVYVNDAFGTAHRAEATTHGIARYAPIACAGPLLAAEIDALGKALGQPARPLVAIVAGSKVSTKLTILKSLADKVDNLVVGGGIANTFMLAAGLKIGKSLAEADLVGDARAIIDIMARRGASVPIPVDVVCAKEFSATAAATVKDVKDVADDDMILDIGPQTAALLAEQLKAAGTIVWNGPVGVFEFDQFGNGTKVLAQAIAESKAFSIAGGGDTLAAIAKYGIADRVGYISTGGGAFLEFLEGKKLPAFEVLEQRAAG